In Phaseolus vulgaris cultivar G19833 chromosome 10, P. vulgaris v2.0, whole genome shotgun sequence, a single genomic region encodes these proteins:
- the LOC137818010 gene encoding uncharacterized protein — MEFLDKVVDVVIDFVWKHGVRQVTYIIHYKKNVHELKDSVRDLGFEKERIDHQCDEVAKNLNNIEGKVTEWVKKVSEIKTIVEEFENDDGHQRAQSLNCYVFPYLWNRHRLGRQAKKMEKDVKMIIDESPKSDEVSYRQGVTSNEVTLSNSVFVEFGSTKSIMEAVMTQLEDSTVRMIGLYGPGGVGKSTLIKEIARKAKYKKLFDVVVNVEITANPNLQKVQEEIAYVLGLRLEGEGENMRADCLRRRLKREKGNTLLILDDLLDKLDLNKLGILLIDDNDDDLSNDNMDLNRQKLGKKDDKDLNRKVLKKEKIIGVYKGCKILLTSRDKNVLCVKMDVKSTFCVKELDDKDALMLFQKLVGIHNEMSGSKQEIVKYCGGLPMAIVTVARALKSKSESVWEATLEKLKKEELVGSQTSMDISVKMSYDHLENEEIKSIFLLCAQMGHQPLIMNLMKYCFGLGILEGVSSLWEARDRIKTSIQKLKDSGLLLNGSSNNNFNMHDVVRDAALSIAHNDHNSFTLRNGKLDDWPELEKCTSISICNSDIIDGLPEVINCPQLKLFQIDTNDPSLEIPESFFRTMKNLRVLILIGFRVSSLPYSIQCLLKLRMLCLDRCTLGCNLSILGKLKKLRILSFSGSQIKNLPAELRSLNKLRLLDISDCSELKIIPPNLISSLTCLEELYIRESLIKMLREAKKGQDLFLSELENLHKLKVVDLSVPCVSVFPNHLFFDKLKDYKIVIGDLEFFSVGEFRMLDKYETFRVLALQLKDDIEIHSHESIKLLFKTVQSLLLGKINGVQKVVNQLNMDGFSDLKHLSIINNYDIKYVNSTELYNYVNVLPNLESLFGISMSLQSEKLRDDMLRSSYSCVICQIKIHQETIEVSECRSFKEILQISMHCGKVEFLKLHTLTLRQLPSFTCFYTKEKESSLSCLTEFQTTNRGYRETTSEKDGQSEKTIPLFGDLFVFFKMQVCVFPKLEEIDLSKMNRLRDIWETKVSVDSFSSLIFVNIEECNKLDKIFPSHMEGWIECLDNLKVSRCESVEVIFEINDSQEIDAFGGINTNLEVILLEDLPKLKQLWSTDPDGILNFKKLRTINVVDCDKLRNLFPASVAKDVPKLERMSVSSCTKMEEIVASKHASKANKDPLVFPELTYVRLDWLPNIKHFYKQKHLINCPKLKELTVYNCMRLKTFLIETCETTNEEENFIFSAQEVFPNLEYMEIDFDEAQKLLPKYQMHRLKELRLTLVKSVVDLLYQFPYTMPNLQKLELYYWYQELEATANISRQKRLEMVLQLKELVLFYSNIKDLEGVPALRRLELLSFVHCHRLRNLGPSSVSCTYLTCLKLMYCDGLRNLMASSTAKSMVQLQTMKVIRCDNLEQIVSNEGSEEGKVMKIVFSKLITVELVELKSMRSFCSDKECEFEFPSLEIVIVRECPKMEKFSERESIAPKLKNVFGVEGLSPGFGSPVKWRYIKDLIRVDGIKMLCLQEVKLQSFSKEKCCQLWGDNDIGFLYSEPSNGAGGILTAWHNNFFQCINHIINKWFIIFIGVFKENNIPVVIVNVYSSCNLQEKIQMWDELKVIRLREACNSWCILGDFNSIRKVDERKGINCGISNKKEMQAFNNFIDSMELVDIPSIGRKYTWYRPNGKAKSRLDRFLTSFDWLQHWPGCKQYVMDRNISDHCALILKSKVLDWGPKPFRFLDMWQEDKDFDSFVKKKWENYKVHGNNIQMIMDKLRMLKSDLKWWNKEVFGYTDKLKLELTNRIQELDSLDDVDNLDDNKIMERRELLSQLQVINMRNESLLQQKSRATWFKQGDSNSKYFHASIKWRRMRNEIKGAHSLISGSWEEDPIKVKEIVKDFYKTKMSAQEDIGVRLDNIEFKALTEADNQLLIEPFKEEEIKEAIWNCDSSKSPGPDGVSFSFIKKYWELLEKDVIGAVQYFHKEGKIPKGCNASFITLIPKSENPQSLEEYIPISLVGCLYKILTKVLSIRIKKIIEKIIDVSQSAFLSNRGLLDSVLVANKVVDELKRKRRSGVIVKLDFEKAYDSVNWEFLFYMMGKLGFCEKWIQWIRECLESATISILVNGSPTKEFKPSRGLRQGDPMAPFLFLIVAQGLSGLVNQATRRNLFSGIKVGDKNVEVNLLQFADDTLFVCESSMQNILTIKAMLRCFELGSGLKVNFHKSKIGAVGVDRNLVNMYSEILHCSIMELPFTYLGLLVGGNPSKCSFWEPVLSKIRKRLSDWKGKNLSFGGRVCLIKSVINAIPLFFLSFFKAPVGVCKEIIKLQRNFLWGWGAEGRKIAWCSWENICKPKEEGGLGIKRIDLFNKALLAKWLWKLRSPEVGLWKDVLESKYGSWRTLNLDISARNKHRSRWWTDLSKVSLFDQDNSWFESNMILQVGDGSKFKFWEDKWLENTQFKERYPRIYKNSLLNDKPIVSFGKWSAEVWEWDFSWRRAWFEWEKPMVEDFMTSIAQVSLHSDKEDSWLWNDLSSDNFSVKSAYSKLAHNGNGNTNGRFADLWNLKVMPSSQFYVWRAMLDRIATKQNLHKKGIIMSDTFCPLCGREEESTSHILITCKVSNSVWNMCSNWLGISTVNHNALENHFDQFFCLCFNKEGNKLWKSLWISVIWCIWKHRNRVIFNQAKSDADEIFTLAQWYSHMLVFVMAARRVRYGFLVQLVFCTTNSVMGRDCFLKDKVLWLSFAYTEYLNLKDFSGYVEQLWHDPRWVQQNSFGYLKRLTAWGCHNLQHVIPSHLLSCFHNLEVLQVYACKSAQLIFNMNDENRVTKASGIFRLKILSLRYLPKLEHVWDKDPEGIIGLQVLKEMTVYYCDSLKSLFPASVAKDLTKLEVLEVRECEELAEIFRKDEKGEEGETTTQEFAFPHLTSLKLRGLPSLKYSIHCSKQEEGLMTIVAEDNIDPSLELTFPYLRVRSLKLKGLPKLKYFYYCSLKADIYTHLESHTEDQLKVPNTEKLVVCDGSFKKMFCCESPNNVDYSGLLLQLKVLHLESLKNLVSIGLENSWTFVKNVEIFKVIMCSSLKSLIACKVSFLNLTCLKVRDCDNLSYLFTSSTARSLAQLKIMKIKECKSIEEIVFKEEGNESDEIIFPNLSCLNLDSLWRLKKFYIGSLSLPSLEELSLKFCHEMVTFCLGTKETGKLSQVTINYEVIPLKIDLNFTIIKNFLEKRASNEWERSLELRDRADLQEIWRVSVQIPDLCFSYLETLIVDGCHFSSYALPFTLLPSLPQLETFEVRNCDSLKTIFDVQCPQNTVTSPLKTLVLWKLPNLESVWNEDPAEIVTETNPAHPKETNLILTFPALTSLTLWDLPKFKHNTIHSIHDATAKALDASDVSLDYVEDSEYGDD; from the exons ATGGAATTTTTAGACAAAGTTGTCGACGTAGTTATTGATTTTGTATGGAAACATGGTGTTCGACAAGTGACTTACAtcattcattacaagaaaaatgtTCATGAACTGAAAGATAGTGTTAGAGATCTTGGATTTGAAAAAGAGAGGATAGATCATCAATGTGATGAGGTTGCAAAAAATCTGAACAACATTGAAGGTAAGGTTACTGAATGGGTTAAAAAAGTGAGTGAAATTAAGACCATAGTGGAGGAGTTTGAGAACGATGATGGCCACCAAAGGGCTCAGTCGCTCAATTGTTATGTTTTTCCATACTTGTGGAATAGGCACAGATTAGGAAGACAAGCAAAGAAGATGGAAAAGGATGTTAAAATGATAATTGACGAGTCCCCTAAGTCTGATGAAGTTTCATATAGGCAAGGTGTAACATCTAATGAAGTCACATTGTCTAATTCTGTTTTTGTAGAATTTGGTTCTACAAAATCCATAATGGAAGCAGTAATGACTCAACTTGAAGATTCCACTGTGAGAATGATTGGATTGTATGGGCCAGGTGGTGTGGGTAAAAGCactttaataaaagaaattgcaAGGAAAGCTAAATACAAGAAGTTGTTTGATGTGGTGGTTAACGTAGAAATAACAGCCAACCCCAATCTACAAAAAGTCCAAGAAGAGATTGCTTATGTTTTAGGATTGAGATTGGAAGGAGAAGGTGAAAATATGAGAGCTGATTGTCTACGAAGGAGGttaaagagagaaaaagggAACACCCTTCTAATCTTAGATGACCTTTTGGACAAATTAGACCTAAACAAGTTGGGGATTTTACTTATTGACGATAATGATGATGATTTAAGCAATGATAACATGGATCTTAATCGCCAAAAATTGGGAAAAAAAGATGACAAGGATCTTAATCGCAAAGtactgaaaaaagaaaaaatcattGGTGTTTATAAGGGGTGCAAAATTTTGCTAACTTCACGAGATAAAAATGTGTTGTGTGTTAAAATGGATGTAAAATCGACTTTTTGCGTGAAGGAATTAGATGATAAGGATGCTTTGATGTTGTTTCAAAAGTTGGTTGGTATACATAATGAAATGTCTGGCTCTAAACAAGAAATTGTAAAGTATTGTGGAGGGTTACCCATGGCAATAGTTACAGTTGCAAGGGCATTAAAAAGCAAGAGTGAATCAGTATGGGAAGCTACACTAGAAAAACTTAAAAAGGAAGAATTGGTGGGATCGCAAACATCTATGGATATTTCAGTTAAGATGAGTTATGACCATCTTGAAAATGAAGAGATCAAGTCTATTTTCTTACTTTGTGCTCAAATGGGTCATCAACCACTAATCATGAACCTAATGAAGTATTGTTTTGGTCTGGGTATACTTGAAGGGGTCTCCTCGCTTTGGGAAGCTCGAGACAGAATTAAGACATCAATCCAAAAGCTAAAAGACTCAGGCTTGTTGTTGAACGGAAGTTCTAATAACAATTTCAATATGCATGACGTGGTTCGTGATGCTGCTTTGTCTATAGCACACAATGATCACAACTCTTTTACTTTGAGAAATGGAAAACTAGATGATTGGCCCGAACTTGAAAAGTGCACTTCTATTTCTATATGCAACAGTGATATCATTGATGGGCTTCCTGAAGTCATAAATTGTCCTCAACTTAAACTTTTCCAAATCGACACAAATGATCCATCTTTGGAAATACCAGAGAGCTTTTTTAGAACAATGAAAAATTTAAGAGTTTTAATATTGATTGGTTTTCGTGTATCAAGCTTACCATATTCAATCCAATGCTTGTTAAAACTCAGAATGCTTTGTTTGGATCGATGTACTTTAGGTTGCAATTTATCTATATTAGGGAAGCTGAAAAAGTTAAGAATTCTTAGCTTTTCTGGAtctcaaattaaaaatttgcCAGCTGAGTTACGGAGCTTGAATAAGTTACGACTGCTAGACATTAGCGATTGTTCTGAATTGAAGATTATCCCACCTAATCTTATATCAAGTTTGACATGTTTGGAAGAGCTATATATAAGAGAAAGTTTGATCAAAATGTTGAGAGAGGCAAAAAAAGGTCAAGATTTGTTTCTCTCTGAGTTAGAGAATTTGCATAAGTTGAAAGTGGTGGACTTAAGCGTCCCATGTGTTTCAGTTTTTCCCAATCACTTGTTCTTTGACAAGTTAAAAGATTACAAGATTGTGATTGGAGACTTAGAATTTTTTTCTGTTGGAGAATTTAGGATGCTGGATAAGTATGAAACATTCAGAGTTTTGGCATTGCAACTGAAGGATGACATTGAAATTCATTCCCACGAAAGCATAAAATTGTTGTTTAAAACAGTACAAAGTTTGTTGTTGGGAAAGATAAATGGTGTTCAAAAAGTTGTCAATCAGTTGAATATGGATGGATTTTCAGATCTGAAACACTTATCTATCATAAATAACTATGACATCAAATATGTCAATTCAACAGAATTGTACAATTATGTGAATGTTTTGCCCAATTTGGAATCTCTATTTGGAATCTCTATGTCTCTACAATCTGAGAAACTTAGAGATGATATGTTACGGTCCAGTTACAGTTGTGTCATTTGCCAAATTAAAATTCATCAAG AAACAATTGAGGTTTCTGAATGTAGATCTTTTAAGGAGATCCTTCAAATATCAATGCATTGTGGTAAGGTCGAGTTTCTTAAGTTGCACACTTTGACACTACGACAATTACCATCATTCACATGTTTTTACACCAAAGAGAAGGAATCTTCATTGTCATGTCTGACAGAGTTTCAAACTACAAATAGGGGCTACAGAGAAACTACTAGTGAAAAAGATGGGCAAAGTGAGAAGACGATCCCTCTTTTTGGTGATTTG tttgttttcttcaaaatgcaGGTTTGTGTCTTCCCTAAGTTAGAGGAAATTGACCTTAGCAAAATGAATAGATTAAGAGATATCTGGGAAACTAAAGTAAGTGTTGATTCCTTTTCTAGTCTCATTTTCGTGAACATTGAAGAATGCAATAAACTAGATAAGATTTTTCCAAGTCACATGGAAGGATGGATTGAATGTTTGGACAACTTGAAAGTTTCTAGATGTGAGTCGGTGGAagtgatttttgaaataaatgattCTCAAGAAATAGATGCATTTGGAGGGATAAACACAAATTTGGAGGTAATTCTTCTTGAAGACCTCCCAAAGTTGAAACAATTGTGGAGTACGGATCCAGATGGAATTCTTAACTTTAAAAAGTTGCGGACCATAAATGTAGTTGATTGTGATAAACTTAGGAATTTATTTCCAGCTTCTGTTGCCAAAGATGTTCCAAAACTTGAGCGCATGTCAGTATCGTCTTGTACGAAAATGGAGGAAATTGTTGCAAGTAAACATGCATCCAAAGCTAACAAAGATCCATTAGTGTTTCCTGAACTAACCTATGTGAGATTAGATTGGCTACCAAACATCAAACATTTCTATAAGCAGAAGCATCTTATAAATTGTCCAAAATTGAAGGAGTTGACTGTGTACAATTGTATGCGACTTAAAACATTTCTCATAGAAACATGTGAAACAACAAATGAAgaggaaaattttattttttcagctCAAGAG GTATTCCCCAACTTGGAGTATATGGAAATTGACTTCGATGAAGCACAAAAGTTGTTACCAAAGTACCAAATGCACCGTCTAAAAGAGCTTCGTTTGACTTTAGTCAAAAGTGTTGTTGATCTTCTTTACCAGTTTCCCTACACAATGCCAAATCTACAAAAGTTAGAATTGTATTATTGGTATCAAGAGTTAGAGGCAACAGCAAACATTTCACGACAAAAAAGATTGGAGATGGTATTACAGCTGAAGGAATTAGTTTTGTTCTATTCAAACATAAAGGATCTAGAAGGAGTTCCAGCTCTACGGAGACTAGAGCTTTTAAGCTTTGTACATTGCCACCGATTGAGAAATTTAGGTCCTTCCTCAGTATCCTGCACTTACTTGACATGTTTGAAACTAATGTATTGTGATGGATTAAGAAACTTAATGGCATCCTCCACGGCCAAAAGCATGGTTCAACTCCAGACCATGAAGGTAATCCGTTGTGATAATCTAGAGCAAATAGTAAGCAATGAGGGAAGTGAAGAAGGCAAAGTCATGAAGATTGTATTCAGCAAATTGATTACTGTAGAACTTGTAGAGCTAAAGAGCATGAGAAGTTTTTGCAGTGACAAGGAGTGTGAATTTGAATTCCCATCACTGGAAATAGTGATTGTAAGAGAATGCCCGAAGATGGAGAAATTCAGTGAGAGAGAGTCAATAGCACCAaagttaaaaaatgtatttggtGTGGAAGGACTTTCCCC AGGTTTTGGGAGTCCTGTAAAGTGGAGGTACATTAAGGATCTCATTAGAGTCGATGGTATTAAAATGCTTTGCTTACAAGAAGTTAAATTGCAATCTTTTAGTAAAGAAAAATGTTGTCAATTGTGGGGGGATAACGACATTGGTTTTCTCTATAGTGAACCTAGTAATGGGGCTGGAGGGATTCTAACTGCATGgcataataattttttccagTGCATAAACCACATCATTAACAAATGGTTCATAATATTTATAGGAGTCTTTAAAGAGAATAATATACCTGTTGTTATTGTAAATGTGTACTCATCATGTAATCTACAAGAGAAAATTCAAATGTGGGACGAATTGAAAGTTATAAGACTAAGGGAAGCCTGCAACTCATGGTGCATATTGGGGGATTTTAATTCAATAaggaaggttgatgaaaggaaGGGGATTAACTGTGGCATAAGTAATAAGAAAGAAATGCAAGCTTTTAATAACTTTATTGATAGTATGGAGCTGGTTGACATTCCTAGTATCGGTAGAAAATACACATGGTATAGACCTAATGGAAAGGCAAAGAGTAGGCTTGATAGGTTTTTAACCTCTTTTGATTGGCTACAACATTGGCCGGGCTGCAAACAATATGTTATGGATAGAAATATTTCTGATCACTGTGCTTTGATTTTAAAATCTAAGGTACTGGATTGGGGGCCAAAACCATTTAGATTTTTAGATATGTGGCAAGAAGATAAGGATTTTGATAGCTTTGTAAAAAAGAAGTGGGAAAACTACAAAGTTCATGGAAATAATATCCAAATGATAATGGATAAGTTGAGAATGCTAAAGAGTGATCTAAAATGGTGGAACAAAGAGGTGTTTGGTTACACAGACAAGCTTAAGCTTGAGCTCACAAATAGAATACAAGAGTTAGACTCTTTGGATGATGTGGATAACCTGGATGATAATAAGATTATGGAAAGAAGGGAACTTTTGAGTCAATTACAGGTTATTAACATGAGAAACGAATCCCTTTTACAACAAAAATCAAGGGCAACATGGTTCAAACAGGGTGATTCAAATTCCAAATATTTTCATGCGTCTATTAAATGGAGAAGGATGAGAAATGAGATTAAAGGTGCACATAGTTTGATCTCAGGATCCTGGGAGGAAGACCCGATTAAGGTAAAGGAAATAGTCAAGGATTTTTACAAAACAAAGATGTCAGCACAAGAGGATATTGGGGTCAGATTGGATAATATTGAATTCAAAGCTCTAACGGAAGCAGATAATCAATTGTTAATTGAACCTTTTAAGGAGGAAGAAATTAAGGAAGCCATATGGAACTGTGATAGTAGTAAAAGCCCTGGTCCAGATGGTGTATCTTTCAGCTTTATAAAGAAGTACTGGGAATTATTAGAAAAAGATGTTATTGGTGCAGTACAATATTTTCATAAGGAAGGGAAAATACCGAAAGGATGTAATGCCTCATTCATAACGCTGATTCCAAAATCCGAGAACCCCCAATCCTTAGAGGAGTACATACCCATTTCTTTAGTCGGATGCTTATACAAAATATTGACAAAAGTGTTATCAATAAGGATTAAGAAAATCATTGAGAAGATCATAGACGTGTCACAATCGGCTTTTTTATCAAATAGAGGGCTTTTAGACAGTGTCCTTGTCGCCAATAAGGTTGTGGACGAACTAAAGAGAAAAAGGAGGAGTGGGGTAATTGTGAAGTTGGATTTCGAAAAAGCTTATGACTCGGTCAACTGGGAGTTTCTGTTCTATATGATGGGCAAATTAGGATTTTGTGAGAAATGGATTCAGTGGATCAGGGAATGTCTTGAATCTGCTACTATCTCAATACTGGTAAATGGTAGTCCAACAAAAGAATTCAAACCCTCGAGAGGTTTAAGACAGGGGGATCCTATGGCACCTTTCTTGTTCCTAATCGTGGCCCAAGGCCTATCCGGATTGGTAAATCAAGCAACCAGAAGAAATTTATTCTCGGGAATTAAAGTTGGAGACAAAAATGTCGAGGTGAATCTGCTCCAATTTGCTGATGATACCTTATTCGTCTGTGAATCAAGTATGCAAAACATTTTGACTATTAAGGCTATGCTGAGATGTTTTGAGTTAGGTTCTGGTCTTAAAGTAAATTTCCACAAGAGCAAAATAGGCGCAGTTGGAGTGGACAGGAACTTGGTAAATATGTACTCTGAAATCCTCCATTGCAGCATAATGGAACTACCCTTCACCTATCTAGGTCTACTTGTAGGAGGTAATCCATCTAAATGCTCCTTTTGGGAACCAGTGTTATCAAAGATAAGAAAGAGATTGTCGGATTGGAAAGGCAAAAACTTATCCTTCGGGGGAAGAGTTTGTCTCATAAAATCCGTTATCAATGCCATACCATTATTCTTCTTGTCATTCTTCAAAGCACCTGTTGGGGTGTGCAAGGAAATTATTAAGCTACAAAGAAATTTCTTGTGGGGTTGGGGAGCAGAAGGAAGGAAAATTGCTTGGTGTAGTTGGGAGAACATATGTAAACCAAAAGAGGAAGGTGGCCTTGGTATTAAACGCATTGACCTTTTTAACAAGGCCCTCTTGGCAAAATGGCTATGGAAACTGAGGTCCCCAGAGGTTGGTTTGTGGAAGGATGTTTTGGAATCAAAGTATGGATCTTGGAGGACGCTAAACTTAGATATATCGGCTCGAAATAAGCACAGATCTAGATGGTGGACGGATTTATCCAAAGTAAGCCTCTTCGATCAGGACAATAGTTGGTTCGAATCAAATATGATTTTGCAGGTGGGAGATGGATCAAAGTTTAAATTCTGGGAAGATAAGTGGCTAGAAAATACTCAATTCAAAGAGAGATATCCTAGAATCTACAAAAACTCCTTGTTAAATGATAAACCAATTGTCAGTTTCGGAAAATGGTCTGCAGAGGTTTGGGAGTGGGATTTCAGCTGGAGAAGAGCGTGGTTTGAGTGGGAAAAACCTATGGTAGAAGATTTCATGACAAGTATAGCACAAGTATCTCTTCATTCAGACAAGGAGGACTCATGGCTATGGAACGATTTATCCTCCGACAACTTCTCGGTAAAATCAGCATATTCAAAGTTAGCACATAATGGGAATGGGAATACAAATGGTCGTTTTGCTGATCTTTGGAATCTAAAAGTAATGCCCTCGTCTCAGTTCTACGTGTGGAGGGCCATGTTGGATAGGATAGCTACGAAGCAGAATCTTCACAAAAAAGGGATAATAATGAGTGATACATTTTGTCCTCTTTGCGGGAGGGAGGAAGAGTCAACCTCACACATCCTCATTACGTGTAAGGTATCAAATTCAGTATGGAACATGTGCAGTAATTGGCTTGGGATTAGTACGGTGAACCACAATGCCTTGGAAAACCACTTTGACCAATTCTTTTGTTTGTGCTTTAACAAAGAGGGTAATAAGTTGTGGAAAAGTCTGTGGATTTCTGTGATATGGTGCATTTGGAAGCATAGGAATAgagttatttttaatcaagcaaAGAGTGATGCAGATGAAATCTTCACCCTGGCACAG TGGTACAGTCATATGTTAGTCTTTGTGATGGCTGCGAGGCGTGTAAGGTATGGTTTTTTGGTGCAG CTAGTTTTTTGTACAACCAATTCTGTTATGGGCAGGGACTGTTTTCTGAAAGATAAGGTTCTTTGG CTCTCTTTCGCATACACTGAGTATCTGAATCTTAAAGATTTTAGTGGATATGTTGAGCAACTATGGCATGACCCACGTTGGGTGCAGCAAAACAGCTTTGGCTATTTGAAAAGGTTGACTGCATGGGGATGTCATAATCTACAGCATGTAATTCCATCTCATTTGCTCTCTTGCTTTCACAATTTGGAAGTGTTACAAGTATATGCTTGCAAATCAGCACAgctcatatttaatatgaatGATGAGAACAGGGTGACAAAAGCTTCCGGAATATTCCGTTTGAAAATATTGTCTTTAAGGTATCTACCAAAACTGGAGCATGTATGGGACAAGGATCCGGAGGGGATTATTGGCCTTCAAGTGCTAAAGGAAATGACTGTTTATTATTGTGATTCTCTTAAAAGTTTGTTTCCAGCATCGGTGGCCAAAGATCTTACCAAACTTGAAGTGCTTGAGGTAAGAGAGTGTGAGGAATTGGCAGAGATATTTAGGAAGGATGAAAAGGGTGAAGAAGGAGAAACAACCACACAAGAGTTTGCGTTTCCTCATCTCACCTCATTGAAGCTAAGGGGATTGCCAAGCCTCAAATACTCAATCCACTGCTCCAAACAAGAGGAG GGATTGATGACTATTGTTGCTGAGGATAATATAGATCCAAGTCTAGAGCTTACATTCCCCTATCTTCGTGTGAGATCATTGAAATTAAAGGGTTTACCGAAGTTGAAGTATTTTTACTATTGCTCACTCAAGGCTGACATTTATACTCATCTGGAATCACATACCGAGGATCAACTAAAG GTTCCCAATACAGAGAAGCTTGTGGTGTGTGATGGTTCCTTCAAAAAGATGTTCTGTTGTGAAAGCCCTAATAATGTGGATTATAGTGGACTTCTCTTACAGCTGAAAGTATTACACTTGGAGTCCCTTAAAAACCTGGTTTCCATTGGATTAGAGAACTCTTGGACCTTTGTCAAAAATGTAGAAATCTTTAAAGTCATTATGTGTTCAAGTTTAAAAAGCTTGATAGCATGCAAAGTGTCTTTCTTAAATCTGACATGCTTGAAAGTAAGAGATTGCGATAACTTATCATATTTGTTCACATCCTCAACCGCCAGAAGTTTGGCTCAACTCAAAATAATGAAGATAAAAGAGTGTAAATCAATTGAAGAGATAGTGTTTAAGGAGGAGGGGAATGAATCAGATGAGATAATATTTCCGAACCTCAGTTGTTTGAATCTTGATAGTTTATGGAGGCTAAAAAAGTTCTATATAGGAAGTTTAAGTCTCCCATCCTTAGAGGAATTGTCACTAAAATTTTGCCATGAGATGGTAACCTTCTGTTTAGGTACTAAAGAAACAGGCAAGTTGTCTCAAGTAACAATTAATTACGAGGTTATTCCATTGAAAATTGATCTCAACTTTACTATAATCAAGAACTTTCTGGAAAAG AGAGCATCAAACGAATGGGAACGGAGTCTTGAATTGAGAGATAGGGCAGACCTCCAAGAGATATGGCGTGTCTCAGTGCAGATCCCAGACTTATGCTTCAGTTACTTGGAAACCTTGATTGTGGATGGGTGTCACTTTTCATCATATGCACTCCCCTTCACTTTGCTTCCTTCATTACCTCAATTGGAAACCTTCGAAGTTCGAAACTGTGATTCTCTCAAAACCATATTTGACGTCCAATGTCCACAAAACACAGTGACTTCTCCTCTGAAAACATTAGTTTTATGGAAGCTGCCAAATCTGGAAAGTGTTTGGAATGAAGATCCTGCTGAAATTGTTACAGAGACTAATCCAGCTCATCCAAAAGAAACAAATCTTATTCTTACGTTTCCCGCTTTGACGTCATTGACATTATGGGATTTGCCCAAGTTCAAGCACAATACTATACATTCCATTCATGATGCAACAGCAAAG